One genomic region from Octopus bimaculoides isolate UCB-OBI-ISO-001 chromosome 30, ASM119413v2, whole genome shotgun sequence encodes:
- the LOC106877145 gene encoding CD109 antigen, whose translation MTADQTEVAVKFKMDLKVIGNIPVLVHASIPGHTDAVQRYLNVIAEGSTYEKSEPISVNVSSKESFTKAVSIAYPPKVVEGSEVVSVSLIGDIMGPVLSGLERLIRFPTGCGEQTMLSLYPNVLVFLYLEARARLSASTKQKLEKNTIAGYQNELRYQHKDGSFSAFGDRDKSGSTW comes from the exons ATGACTGCTGATCAAACTGAAGTTGCTGTAAAATTTAAAATGGATTTAAAAGTCATTGGAAATATCCCTGTGTTGGTGCATGCTTCTATTCCTGGTCACACCGATGCGGTTCAAAGATATTTGAATGTCATA GCAGAAGGTTCTACATATGAGAAGAGCGAGCCAATATCAGTGAATGTGTCCTCCAAGGAATCTTTCACGAAAGCAGTCAGTATCGCATACCCACCGAAAGTTGTGGAGGGATCCGAGGTTGTGTCTGTGTCACTCATTG gtGACATCATGGGACCAGTATTAAGTGGACTCGAAAGATTGATCAGGTTCCCCACAGGCTGCGGCGAACAGACCATGCTATCGCTCTATCCCAACGTGCTTGTCTTCTTGTACCTGGAAGCCCGAGCACGACTCAGTGCATCGACGAAACAGAAACTTGAGAAAAATACCATCGCAG gtTACCAAAATGAATTAAGGTACCAGCACAAAGACGGGTCATTCAGTGCCTTCGGGGATAGAGATAAATCAGGAAGTACTTGGTAA